A single window of Malus sylvestris chromosome 5, drMalSylv7.2, whole genome shotgun sequence DNA harbors:
- the LOC126621049 gene encoding uncharacterized protein LOC126621049 — protein MGVFILVLQDIILVSLVDIAFSTIITRVKENLIRDIGILILIQDISFRIMDLILHLYFLGFLDLLRHSILVILLHSKFLVNCVINLVTLLHFVIQNSWNDWAVKFVVPILVVHTILICQAMLMLFLHLPSLFSPIFRLCIQSLLSLSNLSLASPYPSNETVQTANGEGQSHMEDIIQRTMY, from the exons ATGGGGGTCTTCATCTTGGTGCTTCAGGACATAATTCTGGTTTCTCTGGTGGATATCGCTTTTTCTACAATAAtaacaagggtaaaggaaaatctAATCAGGGATATAGGTATCCTCATACTAATCCAAGACATCAGTTTCCGAATCATGGATCTCATCCTGCACCTGTATTTTCTGGGGTTCTTGGACCTTCTTCGTCACAGTATCTTGGTCATTCTTCTACACAGCAAGTTCCTTGTCAATTGTGTAATCAACTTGGTCACACTGCTCCATTTTGTCATTCAAAACAGTTGGAACGACTGGGCTGTCAAATTTGTG GTCCCAATTTTGGTGGTCCACACTATCCTCATATGTCAAGCAATGCTTATGCTTTTTCTGCACCTACCTTCTCTCTTCAGTCCAATATTCAGGCTCTGCATACAGTCTCTTCTCAGTCTCAGTAATTTGTCATTGGCCTCTCCTTATCCCTCTAATGAGACAGTGCAAACtgctaatggtgaag GACAAAGCCACATGGAGGATATTATACAAAGGACAATGTACTAA